Proteins encoded within one genomic window of Halocatena marina:
- a CDS encoding nucleotidyltransferase family protein, with amino-acid sequence MDGVVLAAGRGSRLKPLTETRPKAMVEVGDIPMLSHCFEQLCTLDVDRLVVVVGYRREQIMDFYGDEFAGVPIEYRVQEKRLGMAHALLAAEDAVDDDFMLMDCDNVMSTHLEEIVRCHQADDVDGVLLVHEVSRAAAKKKAIVDIDADGTITGILNKPDDPPEQSFVAAGFHTFTPAAFDASRLVQRSERGEYELSDTIDILIASERRLVAVECDDWVVNVNTPDDLETANRLIRS; translated from the coding sequence ATGGATGGCGTCGTACTTGCAGCCGGTCGAGGGAGTCGACTCAAACCGCTTACAGAGACGAGACCGAAAGCGATGGTCGAAGTCGGAGACATTCCGATGCTGTCTCACTGCTTTGAACAGCTTTGCACGCTCGATGTGGATCGGTTGGTGGTCGTCGTTGGATATCGACGAGAGCAGATTATGGACTTCTACGGCGACGAATTCGCCGGCGTCCCAATCGAATACCGAGTTCAAGAGAAACGACTTGGGATGGCACACGCACTGTTAGCGGCCGAGGACGCTGTTGATGACGATTTCATGCTCATGGACTGTGACAACGTTATGTCGACACATCTCGAAGAAATCGTTCGATGTCACCAAGCGGACGATGTCGATGGAGTACTCCTTGTTCATGAGGTCTCACGAGCAGCCGCGAAGAAGAAGGCGATCGTCGATATCGACGCCGACGGAACGATCACGGGAATACTGAACAAACCCGACGATCCGCCCGAACAGAGTTTTGTCGCCGCAGGATTTCACACGTTCACACCAGCAGCGTTCGATGCTTCGAGACTCGTTCAACGATCTGAACGTGGTGAGTACGAACTTAGCGATACGATCGATATCCTGATTGCAAGCGAACGGCGGTTGGTTGCCGTCGAGTGCGATGACTGGGTCGTGAACGTCAATACGCCTGATGATCTCGAAACAGCGAACCGACTGATTCGCTCGTGA
- the hisG gene encoding ATP phosphoribosyltransferase: MRIAVPNKGRLHQPTIDLLERAGLHLIDGADRKLYAETVDPDVTVLFARAADIPEYVADGAASVGITGFDQARESGTDLVDLLDLGFGRCRLVLAAPEDGNIECVEDLAGGTVATEFPEIARSYFAETSVSPTIAEVSGATELTPHVDIADAIIDITSTGTTLRMNRLATIEEVMESSVRLFARPDTAEDQKVNQIQTAIQSVLAADGKRYLMMNVPHEQLEDVRSVIPGLGGPTVMDIAGQDALAVHAVVDEGDVFETISKLREQGASDILVTEIERLVA; encoded by the coding sequence ATGCGTATTGCCGTGCCCAACAAGGGACGATTGCACCAGCCAACCATCGACCTCTTAGAGCGGGCCGGCCTGCATCTTATCGACGGGGCGGACCGGAAGCTGTATGCAGAAACCGTCGATCCCGATGTGACCGTTCTTTTTGCGCGTGCAGCCGATATCCCGGAATACGTCGCTGATGGCGCAGCTTCAGTGGGTATAACAGGTTTCGATCAAGCACGCGAATCTGGGACTGACCTCGTTGATCTGCTCGATCTCGGCTTCGGTCGCTGTCGCCTCGTTCTCGCTGCTCCCGAAGACGGCAACATCGAGTGTGTTGAAGATCTCGCCGGAGGAACAGTCGCAACCGAGTTCCCAGAAATTGCCCGTTCGTATTTTGCCGAGACTAGTGTTAGCCCGACCATCGCTGAAGTGTCAGGGGCAACAGAGCTGACACCGCACGTAGACATCGCCGATGCGATCATCGATATTACCAGCACAGGCACGACTCTTCGAATGAACCGACTTGCGACTATTGAAGAGGTAATGGAAAGCTCGGTCCGGCTGTTCGCCCGTCCGGACACCGCCGAGGATCAGAAAGTCAATCAGATTCAGACCGCGATCCAGTCCGTTCTCGCCGCCGATGGAAAGCGCTACTTGATGATGAACGTCCCTCATGAGCAGCTTGAGGACGTGAGAAGCGTCATTCCCGGTCTCGGTGGCCCGACTGTGATGGACATCGCCGGACAGGACGCGCTTGCTGTCCACGCTGTCGTCGACGAGGGTGACGTATTCGAGACGATCTCGAAGCTACGCGAACAGGGTGCAAGCGACATCCTCGTCACTGAAATCGAACGGCTTGTGGCATGA
- a CDS encoding adenosylhomocysteinase, whose translation MSATYPRISKQLDDPETAREEGRRKIDWARQHMPILETLREEFEESSPFDEQRIGMAMHVEAKTAALVETLAAGGAEIAITGCNPLSTHDDVSAALDAQPNITSYAKHDISDQEYYDAIETVIAIEPTITVDDGGDLVFRIHDKHPDLIENIIGGCEETTTGVHRLRSMDADGALEYPVFAVNDTPMKRLFDNVHGTGESSLANIAMTTNLSFAGKTVVVAGYGDCGRGIAKKAAGQNAHVIVCEVDPRRALEAHMEGYEVMSMREAAPKGDVFITVTGNKDVITREDFEQMHDGVLLANAGHFDVEVNLDELSDLATNVSTVRDGVREYELQDGRRLNVLAEGRLVNLAGPLSLGHPVEVMDQSFGVQAVCVRELVGAHSTGLPDRLLSTIRNRIGQADGPRVVADRGYKAGVNEVPDALDREVASIKLDAEGITIDELTDEQDEYTNSWQHGT comes from the coding sequence ATGAGCGCTACGTATCCTCGGATCAGCAAACAGCTTGATGACCCGGAAACGGCCCGAGAAGAAGGTCGACGAAAGATTGACTGGGCGCGCCAGCACATGCCCATCCTCGAAACGCTTCGAGAAGAGTTCGAGGAGAGCAGCCCATTCGACGAACAACGAATCGGAATGGCGATGCACGTCGAGGCGAAGACGGCCGCACTCGTCGAGACGCTCGCTGCTGGCGGCGCGGAGATCGCTATCACTGGCTGCAATCCGCTATCGACTCACGACGATGTGAGCGCCGCACTCGATGCGCAACCAAACATCACGTCGTACGCCAAACACGACATCTCTGACCAGGAGTATTACGACGCGATCGAGACCGTCATCGCCATCGAACCAACCATCACTGTCGATGACGGCGGCGATCTCGTGTTCCGTATCCACGACAAACACCCTGATCTCATCGAGAATATCATCGGTGGCTGTGAGGAGACGACGACTGGTGTTCACCGGCTGCGTTCGATGGATGCCGACGGCGCGCTTGAGTACCCTGTTTTTGCGGTGAACGACACGCCGATGAAGCGACTGTTCGACAACGTCCACGGAACGGGCGAGTCCTCGCTTGCTAACATCGCCATGACGACGAATCTCTCGTTTGCCGGTAAAACCGTGGTCGTAGCAGGATATGGCGACTGTGGTCGTGGAATCGCAAAGAAGGCAGCCGGTCAGAACGCACACGTCATCGTCTGTGAAGTCGATCCCCGCCGCGCGCTTGAGGCACACATGGAGGGATACGAGGTCATGTCGATGCGCGAAGCCGCTCCGAAAGGCGATGTGTTCATCACCGTCACTGGTAATAAGGATGTCATCACACGTGAGGACTTCGAACAGATGCACGATGGCGTCTTGCTCGCTAACGCGGGCCATTTCGATGTGGAAGTGAATCTCGATGAGCTCTCCGACCTCGCAACGAATGTCAGTACGGTCCGCGATGGCGTTCGTGAGTACGAACTACAAGACGGCCGCCGCCTGAACGTCCTTGCGGAGGGACGACTCGTCAACCTCGCAGGACCACTTTCGCTCGGACATCCTGTCGAAGTGATGGACCAGAGTTTCGGCGTGCAGGCCGTCTGTGTCCGTGAACTCGTCGGGGCTCACTCGACAGGACTCCCGGATCGACTCCTATCAACGATCCGGAATCGAATCGGTCAGGCCGATGGCCCACGAGTCGTTGCCGACCGTGGCTACAAAGCGGGTGTCAATGAGGTCCCCGACGCGCTTGATCGCGAGGTTGCGAGCATCAAACTGGACGCAGAAGGGATTACGATCGACGAACTGACCGACGAGCAGGACGAGTACACGAATAGCTGGCAGCACGGAACATAA
- a CDS encoding winged helix-turn-helix transcriptional regulator produces the protein MSDNRSTLNRDHLRKRIDNETRSRVASRVRTDPGIHFNELVRTLDLAPGQVQYHTRKLVSREILVEAPLYGKTHYFPPEYDGWERQAIALLRRETAADIVACLMEDGPLSPVAVTERIGIARSTLSWHVDRLVAANIVEKQRDETHLLVLVYPERTARLVREADPSLSARLVDRFTRLVDNLLAE, from the coding sequence ATGAGTGATAATCGTTCGACACTCAATAGAGACCACCTCCGAAAGAGGATCGATAATGAGACGCGTAGTCGGGTTGCGAGCCGTGTCCGCACGGATCCGGGGATCCATTTCAACGAGCTCGTTCGAACGCTTGATCTCGCACCAGGACAGGTGCAGTATCACACACGAAAGCTCGTCAGTCGGGAGATACTCGTCGAGGCACCACTGTACGGCAAAACCCACTACTTTCCCCCGGAGTACGACGGGTGGGAACGCCAAGCAATTGCTCTCCTCCGGCGAGAAACCGCAGCGGACATCGTCGCTTGTCTCATGGAGGACGGTCCACTGAGTCCGGTTGCTGTGACTGAACGGATCGGAATCGCTCGAAGCACGCTCTCATGGCACGTCGACCGACTCGTTGCTGCCAACATCGTCGAAAAACAACGGGACGAAACGCACCTCCTCGTGCTTGTCTATCCAGAGCGAACGGCCAGACTCGTCCGCGAAGCTGACCCGTCGCTGTCGGCTCGGCTTGTCGATCGCTTTACTCGCCTTGTTGACAATCTCCTCGCGGAGTAA
- a CDS encoding sodium:solute symporter family protein, translated as MMLETMLALFAPVIAQLGLGVDAWSLILIVGTVIVYFVVAIATHVTDTDEFYVADRSIPAIVNGAAVAADWMSAASFISLAGLVSFLGYDGTIYLMGWTGGYVVLALLIAPYLRKYGKYTIPDFIGDRYYSDTARGVAALATLFVSLTYIAGQMRGVGIVLSRFLGLDITIGIIVALGLVALIGVIGGMEAITWTQAIQYTVLILAFLIVTAAISLDLTGNPFPQMALVTSDIGARLTQLQADIQMGRYIVPFREYSQLQVFAIALTLMIGTAGLPHVIMRFYTVPSASDARRSAGYALFFISLLYLSAPVLAIFAKFNLIQTLNGESVSTAQNIPWVERWSQTGLLTINDKNGDGVIQMTQSLTSEASEVFIDPDIIVLATPEVAGLAPIVIGLVAAGGLAAALSTADGLLIAMSSAVSHDIYYKIFNEEASQRKRLLVARIVILAAAVVAAYLGINPPGFVAEVVAIAFGLAAASLFPPILLGIFDRRMNREGAITGLLVGLIFTLVMVVLMRANVVLGFEEPLLDSFLGLGALGIGLYGSILNFAVALIISRFTPAPPDDVIELVEEIRYPRGSREAIAADGGSETTSDD; from the coding sequence ATGATGCTCGAAACGATGCTCGCTCTTTTTGCGCCCGTCATTGCACAACTCGGACTTGGTGTCGATGCGTGGAGTCTGATCCTGATCGTCGGCACAGTGATCGTCTACTTCGTCGTCGCAATCGCAACCCACGTCACCGATACCGACGAGTTCTACGTCGCAGACCGATCGATTCCGGCGATCGTAAATGGTGCTGCGGTCGCTGCTGACTGGATGTCTGCAGCGTCGTTCATCTCATTAGCAGGTCTCGTCTCGTTCCTCGGGTACGACGGAACCATCTACCTGATGGGATGGACTGGTGGGTACGTGGTACTCGCCCTGCTGATCGCGCCCTACCTGCGAAAGTACGGCAAGTATACGATTCCGGATTTCATTGGTGATCGATACTATTCGGATACGGCGCGTGGTGTGGCCGCGCTTGCGACCCTGTTCGTCTCGCTCACCTACATCGCCGGACAGATGCGCGGTGTCGGGATCGTTCTCAGTCGATTTTTAGGATTGGACATCACGATTGGGATCATCGTCGCGCTCGGTCTCGTCGCTCTCATCGGTGTGATCGGCGGGATGGAGGCGATTACGTGGACGCAGGCGATCCAATACACGGTGTTGATACTCGCCTTCTTGATCGTGACTGCGGCAATCTCACTTGACCTCACGGGCAATCCGTTCCCACAGATGGCGCTCGTCACGAGCGACATCGGTGCACGGCTAACACAGCTTCAAGCCGATATTCAGATGGGACGATATATTGTTCCGTTCCGTGAATACTCTCAGCTACAGGTCTTTGCCATCGCGCTCACGCTCATGATCGGAACGGCTGGGCTTCCCCACGTCATCATGCGCTTTTACACGGTCCCGAGCGCATCAGACGCACGTCGATCGGCCGGATACGCGCTGTTTTTCATCTCGCTGCTCTACCTCAGCGCTCCGGTGCTTGCGATCTTCGCGAAGTTCAACCTGATTCAGACGCTCAACGGCGAGTCAGTCTCAACGGCTCAGAACATTCCATGGGTTGAACGATGGTCCCAGACTGGCTTACTCACGATAAATGATAAGAACGGCGACGGCGTCATCCAGATGACCCAGAGCTTAACCTCGGAAGCCAGTGAGGTTTTCATCGATCCAGATATCATCGTGCTTGCGACGCCCGAGGTTGCGGGTCTCGCTCCTATCGTCATCGGACTGGTTGCCGCAGGCGGTCTCGCCGCGGCGCTTTCGACCGCCGACGGACTCCTCATCGCAATGTCCAGTGCGGTCAGCCACGACATCTACTACAAGATCTTCAATGAGGAGGCCTCCCAGCGCAAACGGCTCCTCGTTGCACGGATCGTCATTCTCGCTGCGGCCGTTGTCGCGGCGTATCTCGGTATCAATCCGCCAGGATTCGTTGCAGAGGTGGTTGCGATTGCGTTCGGTCTCGCGGCTGCGAGTCTCTTCCCACCTATACTACTCGGGATCTTCGACCGCCGGATGAACCGGGAGGGCGCGATTACCGGTCTGCTCGTTGGCCTGATCTTCACCCTCGTCATGGTGGTCTTGATGCGTGCCAACGTGGTGCTCGGATTCGAGGAACCGCTGCTCGATAGCTTCCTCGGACTCGGTGCGCTCGGAATTGGACTCTACGGTTCGATCCTCAATTTCGCGGTTGCGCTCATCATCTCACGGTTCACTCCCGCCCCACCCGACGATGTCATCGAACTGGTTGAGGAGATCCGATACCCGCGCGGCTCCCGAGAGGCCATTGCGGCCGACGGTGGCTCCGAAACGACGAGTGACGACTGA
- a CDS encoding oxidoreductase, giving the protein MKDSGWRAKQMGDLSGTTIVVTGANSGLGYEAARAFAHHGAHVVLACRSTGRGHEAIERIQETSPDASTTVLELDLADLTSIEEFTTAFKESHDALHILCNNAGVMALPRSETVDGFETQFGVNHLGHFVLTGNLLDVLRKTDGETRVVTQSSGLHERGEINFDDLQGEYSYDEWDAYSQSKLANLLFAYELQRRLSSAGSDVLSVACHPGYAATNLQRRGPELSGSTLRLWMTKIANTIIAQDAETGALPLLYAATAPDITGGEYIGPGGFMNMRGPPKPQSSTDRSHDEKAAERLWEISEELTGVTYDLETTEH; this is encoded by the coding sequence ATGAAGGATTCGGGATGGCGCGCCAAGCAGATGGGCGATCTGAGTGGAACGACGATCGTCGTAACTGGAGCCAACAGCGGACTCGGCTACGAGGCAGCGCGGGCGTTCGCTCATCACGGTGCACACGTCGTTCTCGCTTGTCGAAGCACTGGCCGGGGCCACGAGGCGATCGAGCGCATTCAGGAGACATCCCCTGACGCATCCACAACGGTATTAGAACTCGATCTCGCGGATCTCACGTCGATAGAAGAGTTCACAACGGCGTTCAAAGAATCACACGATGCATTGCACATCCTCTGTAATAACGCAGGTGTGATGGCACTTCCACGGAGCGAGACGGTCGACGGCTTCGAAACGCAGTTTGGCGTCAACCATCTCGGCCATTTCGTACTCACAGGCAATCTTCTGGATGTTCTCCGCAAGACCGATGGCGAGACGCGCGTCGTGACACAGAGCAGCGGTCTTCACGAACGCGGTGAGATCAATTTCGACGATCTTCAAGGAGAGTACTCCTACGACGAGTGGGACGCCTACAGCCAGAGCAAGCTTGCCAACCTCCTCTTTGCCTACGAACTCCAGCGACGTCTCAGTAGTGCTGGCAGCGACGTGCTGAGTGTTGCGTGTCATCCGGGTTATGCGGCAACGAATCTCCAGCGGCGGGGGCCCGAACTGTCCGGTTCGACGCTTCGGTTGTGGATGACGAAAATCGCGAACACGATTATCGCCCAAGATGCCGAGACGGGTGCACTCCCCCTTCTCTATGCCGCTACCGCGCCGGACATAACTGGCGGTGAGTACATCGGTCCCGGCGGATTCATGAACATGCGCGGTCCTCCAAAACCACAGTCTTCTACCGATCGATCGCACGACGAGAAGGCCGCCGAGCGTCTGTGGGAAATTTCGGAGGAACTGACCGGTGTGACCTACGATCTCGAGACCACAGAGCACTGA
- a CDS encoding amidohydrolase yields MTTLGITDGNVLHPDMSVSEADVLIDQSTGEIIDVDREIGMSGDEQLDATDSLVIPGLINAHTHLAMTLLRGYADDKPLETWLREDIWPIESELTPEDVRVGTQLGMAEMIRSGTTGFTDMYFYVPEVAAAVEAAGMRARLGHGVVTVGKADAAVEADIEEGLRVARDVADSDRISTAVMPHSLTTVSESSLSEMAARARDIGVPIHTHVNETKDEVEPIVEEQGVRPVEYARSCGLFHSEDYIAHGVHLNTSEIDILAETGAGVVHCPASNMKLASGMAPVQAMLDAGVTVGLGTDGVAANNDLDMFGEMRDAAMVGKIAADDASAVAAPDVVRMATQGSADCVGFESGQIEPGAPADLAVLDLDRPHLTPAHDLVSHLAYAATGADVRHTVCDGRVLMRERELLTIDAATVRAEAATRAADLVARAE; encoded by the coding sequence ATGACCACGCTCGGTATCACCGACGGAAACGTCCTTCACCCCGATATGTCCGTCTCTGAGGCGGACGTACTCATCGATCAATCAACCGGCGAGATAATCGATGTCGATCGAGAGATCGGGATGAGTGGCGACGAGCAACTGGACGCAACGGATTCGCTCGTCATTCCCGGGTTGATCAACGCACACACCCACCTCGCAATGACGCTTTTGCGTGGCTACGCGGACGACAAACCGCTCGAAACGTGGCTCCGTGAGGATATCTGGCCCATTGAGTCTGAACTCACGCCCGAAGATGTCCGAGTCGGAACCCAACTCGGGATGGCGGAAATGATCCGCTCTGGAACAACTGGCTTCACCGACATGTATTTTTACGTGCCCGAGGTCGCCGCTGCCGTCGAAGCAGCGGGAATGCGTGCACGGCTCGGTCACGGCGTCGTTACTGTCGGAAAGGCTGACGCTGCGGTCGAAGCTGATATCGAGGAGGGCCTTCGCGTTGCGCGCGATGTCGCTGATAGTGATCGCATCTCGACAGCGGTCATGCCACATAGTCTTACGACTGTCTCGGAGTCATCGCTGTCCGAGATGGCTGCTCGCGCCCGCGATATCGGTGTTCCGATTCACACCCACGTCAACGAGACGAAAGACGAGGTCGAACCGATCGTCGAGGAACAGGGCGTTCGTCCGGTCGAGTACGCTCGTTCGTGCGGTCTCTTTCATTCAGAGGACTACATCGCACACGGCGTTCACCTCAATACGTCCGAAATCGATATCCTCGCAGAGACTGGTGCCGGTGTCGTCCACTGTCCGGCTTCGAACATGAAGCTCGCAAGCGGAATGGCTCCCGTGCAGGCGATGCTCGACGCTGGCGTTACAGTTGGACTCGGAACCGACGGCGTGGCTGCGAACAACGACCTCGATATGTTTGGTGAGATGCGCGACGCAGCGATGGTCGGAAAGATCGCTGCCGACGATGCAAGTGCTGTCGCCGCTCCCGATGTTGTGCGGATGGCAACCCAAGGGAGTGCCGACTGTGTCGGCTTCGAGAGCGGACAGATCGAACCCGGTGCCCCCGCCGATCTTGCCGTCCTCGACCTCGACCGTCCACACCTCACGCCCGCACACGATCTCGTGAGTCACCTCGCGTACGCCGCGACTGGCGCAGATGTACGCCACACTGTCTGCGACGGACGCGTCCTCATGCGCGAGCGCGAACTGCTCACCATCGATGCAGCCACAGTCAGAGCAGAGGCAGCAACGAGAGCGGCCGACCTCGTCGCCAGAGCCGAGTAG
- a CDS encoding DUF4212 domain-containing protein: MSAGKAKASNQTSETSESDSTPTQSDLKEYWRRNLKLIAGLFVIWFIVSFLFGIILAEPLSNVYIGNIPVPFWFAQQGSIIVFVILIFVYARQMNKLDREFGVED; this comes from the coding sequence ATGAGTGCGGGAAAAGCGAAAGCGTCGAATCAGACAAGTGAGACATCGGAGTCGGATTCAACACCTACACAATCTGATCTGAAAGAGTACTGGCGACGAAACCTCAAGCTCATTGCTGGACTGTTCGTCATCTGGTTCATCGTCTCGTTTCTCTTTGGGATCATCTTGGCAGAGCCGTTGTCGAACGTTTACATCGGAAACATCCCGGTCCCCTTCTGGTTCGCCCAGCAGGGTTCAATTATCGTGTTTGTCATCCTAATTTTCGTCTATGCACGACAAATGAACAAATTAGACCGCGAATTTGGGGTGGAGGACTAA
- a CDS encoding glutathione S-transferase family protein produces the protein MHQFVDGEWVPGYEATNENGEFDRQVTTFRDRIGDEGTDAEAGRYHLYVSFACPWAHRTLITRALKGLEEAISVDVVDPYRDENGWQFTPEKAGCTPDTINGFDYLREAYTEADPNYTGRVTVPVLWDKEQETIVNNESAEIMRMLDTAFDEFSTQDVDLYPAGYREEVDRIIDSIYEPINNGVYRAGFAETQDAYEQAVNELFDALDHWNEVLSEQRFLAGDRLTEADIAMFTTLIRFDDVYHTHFKCNRRKVSEYPALWNYLKELYQLSGVAETVNFAHIREHYYTTHTDVNPKQIVAVGPNHAFDARHDRDRLSGNLPEGLIGSSDGYEDE, from the coding sequence ATGCATCAGTTCGTGGACGGTGAGTGGGTGCCCGGCTACGAAGCGACGAACGAGAACGGTGAGTTCGACCGTCAAGTGACGACGTTTCGAGATCGGATCGGAGACGAAGGCACAGACGCCGAAGCTGGTCGGTATCACTTGTACGTCTCATTTGCGTGCCCGTGGGCGCACCGGACGCTCATCACACGTGCGCTGAAGGGTCTCGAAGAGGCGATCAGCGTCGATGTGGTCGATCCGTATCGAGATGAGAATGGCTGGCAGTTCACGCCCGAGAAGGCTGGCTGTACGCCCGATACGATCAACGGATTCGACTACCTCCGAGAGGCGTACACCGAGGCAGATCCGAACTACACCGGGCGCGTGACCGTCCCCGTGCTGTGGGATAAAGAACAAGAGACGATCGTGAACAACGAATCAGCGGAGATCATGCGAATGCTCGACACCGCCTTCGACGAATTCTCGACGCAGGATGTCGACCTCTATCCCGCTGGCTACCGAGAAGAAGTCGATCGGATTATCGATTCAATCTACGAGCCGATCAACAACGGGGTCTACCGCGCTGGGTTCGCAGAGACCCAAGACGCCTACGAGCAAGCAGTCAACGAGCTGTTCGACGCACTCGATCACTGGAACGAAGTGCTCTCCGAGCAGCGGTTCCTCGCTGGTGACAGGCTCACAGAAGCGGACATTGCGATGTTCACAACGCTCATTCGCTTCGATGATGTGTACCACACGCATTTTAAGTGTAACCGACGGAAGGTGAGCGAGTATCCCGCGCTCTGGAATTACCTGAAAGAACTCTATCAACTTTCAGGCGTCGCGGAAACAGTGAATTTCGCACATATCCGCGAGCACTACTACACGACACACACGGACGTCAATCCAAAGCAAATCGTCGCTGTCGGGCCAAACCACGCGTTCGATGCGCGCCACGACCGCGATAGGCTGTCCGGCAATCTCCCCGAAGGACTCATCGGATCGTCCGATGGCTACGAAGACGAGTAG
- a CDS encoding DNA primase regulatory subunit PriL (p41; involved in priming for DNA replication; forms a heterodimer of small and large subunit (Pfup41 and Pfup46); primase from Pyrococcus furiosus uses deoxyribonucleotides as a substrate and can synthesize long DNA strands in vitro which means it may be involved in both de novo primer synthesis and elongation; enzyme from Sulfolobus solfataricus has higher affinity for ribonucleotides and also possesses 3'-terminal nucleotidyl transferase activity; priming is stimulated by thymine-rich synthetic bubbles), with protein sequence MDAYHARYPFLDEARATVEAADVDLVTLVTSDHTAIERGRARVESALTEGTVGTNQRVSPRTELLSYPIARVLVSLLDTPGAIEKYAAAEAESAHVRLAEEFEEDIDGQTREHAALDPLLQEFGLDSDVEETDDSYRIAVGPYLRFAPAGENWTLVTRELADGYVPVSRSEVIELLCEAIEQRVVAGLPFEVPDEISEPLFPVVREIQSVLASVEYPQNIDRIEPEEFPDCVTALIEQSRDGDPLESTEQFTLISFLAAVGMDADDIQDLCSKHGDQFTYTTERLTGNGSPYPPPSFETMKTYGICAEDHDHAHPLEEYASRLSSDDEVASE encoded by the coding sequence ATGGACGCGTACCACGCCCGCTACCCGTTCCTCGATGAGGCTCGGGCGACAGTCGAAGCAGCGGACGTGGATCTCGTGACGCTCGTGACGAGCGATCACACGGCGATTGAGCGAGGACGGGCGCGCGTCGAGAGCGCACTCACCGAGGGAACGGTCGGGACTAACCAGCGCGTGTCTCCTCGCACCGAACTGTTGTCGTATCCGATCGCACGAGTGCTCGTCTCGCTGCTCGATACACCGGGTGCAATCGAAAAGTACGCTGCTGCCGAGGCTGAGTCGGCTCACGTCCGATTGGCTGAAGAGTTCGAGGAAGACATCGATGGACAGACCCGAGAGCACGCAGCACTCGATCCGTTGTTACAGGAGTTCGGTCTGGATTCCGATGTAGAAGAAACGGACGACAGTTACCGTATTGCAGTTGGCCCCTATCTCCGGTTCGCTCCCGCTGGTGAGAACTGGACGCTCGTTACTCGTGAGCTAGCGGACGGATACGTGCCTGTGAGTCGGTCTGAAGTGATCGAGTTGCTCTGTGAAGCGATTGAACAGCGCGTTGTTGCCGGACTACCGTTCGAGGTCCCAGACGAAATTTCGGAACCGCTCTTTCCTGTGGTCAGAGAGATTCAAAGCGTGCTGGCAAGCGTCGAGTATCCACAGAACATCGACCGAATCGAACCAGAGGAGTTTCCCGACTGTGTCACTGCTCTGATTGAGCAATCAAGAGATGGTGACCCCCTCGAATCAACAGAACAGTTTACGCTCATCTCATTCCTTGCCGCTGTCGGAATGGATGCTGATGACATCCAAGATCTCTGCTCGAAGCACGGTGACCAGTTCACGTACACCACAGAGCGCCTCACCGGTAATGGATCTCCGTACCCGCCGCCGAGCTTTGAGACGATGAAAACCTACGGCATCTGTGCAGAAGATCACGATCACGCCCATCCACTCGAAGAGTACGCATCTCGGTTATCTTCCGATGATGAAGTAGCTAGCGAGTGA